From the genome of Anopheles moucheti chromosome 3, idAnoMoucSN_F20_07, whole genome shotgun sequence, one region includes:
- the LOC128303180 gene encoding PRKCA-binding protein isoform X2, which translates to MLQDCDYDYFYEEDKMGMTVSSGTVVIKKDTSNLIGISIGGGAPLCPCLYIVQVFDGTPAAREGTLQSGDELLGVNGVSVKGKTKVEVAKMIQSATEEVMIHYNKLHADPTQGETLDIVLKKMKHRLVERMSSSTADTLGLSRAILCNDSLVKRLQELERTETMYKGLVEHARRMLKAHFDVLQTYQAFGNMFASISVREPQPRASEAFRIFGELHRNMEKDGIKMIKSLKPILADMGTYLHKAIPDTKLTVKRYADAKFSYLSYCLKIKEMDDEEHGYAAIQEPLYRVETGNYEYRLILRCRQDARLKFAKLRSDVLEKIELLECKHARDLAGQLRKFIEGLATLASETVERLESIPNLFPIEVDLKASAFQYKSAIKFQAEEYTDEDVPQGEEAIEQLETPKSSAEISAGDLERSNGTDDSGQLLGGFEDIDLGKRSTVEPSENDLLNELGLAGIDLSVGSKPLSSHNLMDDLLVPELYK; encoded by the exons GGGCATGACGGTCAGCTCTGGTACGGTGGTGATCAAAAAGGATACCAGCAACCTGATCGGCATAAGCATCGGAGGTGGCGCACCACTGTGTCCATGTTTATACATCGTCCAG GTTTTCGACGGAACACCTGCGGCTCGTGAAGGAACTCTTCAAAGTGGCGATGAGCTGCTGGGCGTGAATGGCGTTTCCGTCAAGGGCAAAACTAAAGTGGAAGTCGCGAAAATGATACAATCGGCCACGGAGGAGGTGATGATTCACTACAACAAGCTGCACGCGGATCCGACCCAGGGAGAAACACTTGACATTGTGCTGAAGAAGATGAAGCATCGTTTGGTGGAACGGATGTCCAGCAGCACGGCCGACACACTGGGACTTTCCAGAGCCATCCTTTGCAACGATTCGCTGGTGAAACGTTTGCAGGAACTGGAACGAACGGAAACGATGTACAAGGGACTGGTGGAACACGCTAGAAG GATGCTGAAGGCGCACTTTGATGTGTTGCAGACGTACCAGGCGTTTGGGAATATGTTTGCCTCGATCAGTGTCCGGGAGCCACAGCCACGTGCATCGGAAGCGTTTCGCATTTTCGGTGAGCTGCATCGGAACATGGAGAAGGACGGCATCAAGATGATCAAATCGCTAAAGCCGATACTGGCCGATATGGGCACCTATCTGCATAAGGCCATCCCGGACACAAAGCTCACCGTGAAGCGGTATGCGGACGCAAAGTTCAGTTATCTATCCTACTGTCTCAAGATAAAAGAGATGGATGACGAAGAGCATGGATATGCGGCGATCCAGGAGCCACTGTATCGTGTGGAGACGGGCAACTATGAATATCGGTTAATTCTACGCTGCCGGCAGGATGCGCGGTTGAAGTTCGCCAAGCTACGTAGCGATGTGCTGGAGAAGATCGAGCTACTGGAGTGCAAACATGCCCGAGATCTGGCGGGTCAGCTTCGCAAGTTCATCGAGGGACTAGCTACGCTAGCGTCGGAAACGGTCGAACGATTGGAAAGCATTCCGAATCTATTCCCCATCGAGGTAGACCTGAAGGCGAGTGCGTTTCAGTACAAATCGGCTATTAAGTTTCAGGCAGAAGAGTACACAGACGAGGATGTACCACAGGGGGAAGAAGCTATCGAACAACTGGAAACACCGAAATCGAGTGCAGAGATTTCAGCTGGGGATTTGGAACGGTCCAACGGAACGGATGACAGTGGACAACTGTTGGGAGGGTTTGAGGACATAGACCTCGGCAAGCGATCCACCGTGGAACCTTCGGAGAATGATCTGCTGAACGAACTGGGACTTGCGGGTATTGATCTATCCGTTGGAAGCAAACCCCTCAGTAGTCACAATCTCATGGATGATCTACTCGTGCCGGAGTTGTATAAGTAG